The proteins below come from a single Echinimonas agarilytica genomic window:
- a CDS encoding MFS transporter, whose protein sequence is MTHSEYITGKTSIGLGYIALFFVNQALFALAIPFFQMTLAYDPVHLSISLAAPIGIVALLHQRCEHWLNFLPSNPTTEHWVLSSIAVVCGVSFSLIWWLPTFISEHMLWLLFALSLVFHFSGALLSIYIKGKTYLFAQSVPQKVSFFSWLGFCERSGALVYYWLFPLAQLSLWGSLVLGMKVIGSILGLIVILGFLVVAIHFLSHHVPVPQRLAHQHQHHVTFNSVEKLALCILLLLVIAKIGLVSAFSGLDYYVLVYYVSQDLEQGSFWKGVLSSSFALVSIAMVPVVKVFLHHFKPIDILKTIYAISFIGSIGKWYIFMPNQQLWLVFDALLGAASFVSLVVIVPMLLSDVAGVSSARLARSAERKVAALQNQTTLLSILASLIISGILLKLCGFDASLAHAQSDDTITLLRLALSGGTALFNLVSLALLFAYPLISKEEQLNTNYESN, encoded by the coding sequence ATGACTCACAGTGAATATATCACTGGCAAAACGTCGATTGGGCTAGGCTACATCGCACTTTTTTTTGTCAATCAGGCACTGTTTGCATTAGCCATTCCTTTTTTTCAAATGACTTTGGCATACGACCCCGTCCATTTAAGTATTTCGCTGGCAGCGCCCATTGGTATCGTCGCCCTGCTCCATCAACGTTGCGAACATTGGTTGAACTTTTTACCAAGCAACCCAACCACAGAACATTGGGTGTTAAGCAGTATTGCCGTCGTATGTGGAGTCAGTTTTAGTTTGATTTGGTGGTTACCCACATTCATCAGCGAACACATGCTTTGGCTATTGTTTGCACTCAGCCTTGTATTTCATTTTTCTGGGGCATTGTTAAGCATTTATATCAAAGGAAAAACCTACCTATTTGCTCAAAGCGTGCCGCAAAAAGTCTCTTTTTTCTCGTGGCTGGGCTTTTGCGAACGAAGTGGCGCTCTCGTCTACTACTGGCTTTTTCCATTAGCTCAATTAAGCCTTTGGGGATCACTAGTATTGGGCATGAAAGTGATTGGTAGCATTTTGGGGCTCATCGTTATTTTAGGTTTTTTAGTGGTTGCAATTCACTTTCTTTCTCACCATGTTCCGGTACCGCAACGTCTAGCTCATCAACACCAGCACCACGTAACTTTTAACTCAGTTGAAAAACTAGCACTGTGTATTTTATTGTTGCTGGTAATCGCAAAGATTGGTCTTGTTAGCGCGTTTTCGGGCTTAGATTATTATGTATTGGTTTACTATGTCAGTCAGGATCTTGAACAAGGCTCTTTCTGGAAAGGTGTATTATCGAGCTCATTTGCATTGGTAAGTATCGCAATGGTTCCGGTGGTAAAAGTCTTCTTACACCACTTTAAACCTATCGATATTTTGAAAACGATTTACGCCATTAGTTTCATAGGTTCAATTGGAAAATGGTACATATTCATGCCTAACCAACAACTGTGGCTTGTATTTGATGCCTTATTGGGCGCAGCATCGTTTGTATCACTGGTCGTTATTGTTCCCATGCTTTTGTCAGATGTTGCAGGCGTTAGCTCCGCTCGACTAGCACGTTCGGCAGAGCGTAAAGTGGCGGCTTTGCAAAATCAAACAACCTTATTGAGCATTTTGGCATCACTAATTATCAGCGGAATCTTGCTCAAATTATGTGGCTTCGATGCAAGTTTGGCACACGCGCAATCAGATGACACCATCACACTTTTACGCTTGGCATTGTCTGGCGGCACAGCACTGTTCAATTTAGTATCTTTGGCACTTCTTTTCGCATATCCGCTGATCAGCAAAGAAGAGCAGCTAAACACAAACTATGAGAGTAATTAA
- a CDS encoding LacI family DNA-binding transcriptional regulator, whose product MKTIKDVAKLAGVSPATVSRVLNNSASVRSSTRHKIEQAIKALDFRPNESARALVRQNVKTIGVVISELSEPFFAQMAASIEATAKKHNYRVLISTGSLDANKEKSAIESLIAQQCTALVVNSKVLPDHDLIQFANNNPGFVLINKYVEQIKHRCVWFDNELGGELLAKQALTKGHKSIAVVMARQKAHDSSRRLKGVRRAFDSFGQRLSLKDIYHASPDFKGGQHALTRILKSDKQYTAVLCYNDMVASGVLAQLSSLKYSVPNDMSVIGFDDVLIANYCSPKLTTIKYPIDVMAQKATDLSLSLISANESQLNANGYCYKPYAVQRQSVARV is encoded by the coding sequence ATGAAAACCATAAAAGATGTCGCTAAATTAGCAGGAGTATCCCCTGCCACCGTCAGCCGAGTATTGAACAATTCAGCTTCCGTTCGTTCCTCCACTCGACACAAAATCGAACAAGCAATTAAAGCCTTGGATTTTAGGCCGAACGAAAGTGCACGAGCTTTGGTTCGACAAAACGTGAAAACCATTGGTGTTGTTATATCGGAGTTGTCGGAACCATTTTTTGCACAAATGGCAGCGAGTATTGAAGCCACAGCCAAGAAGCATAATTATCGAGTATTGATCAGTACCGGATCGTTAGATGCAAACAAAGAAAAAAGCGCCATTGAAAGTTTAATCGCGCAGCAATGCACCGCCTTAGTGGTCAACAGCAAAGTGTTACCCGACCACGACTTAATCCAGTTTGCTAACAACAATCCTGGCTTTGTACTCATCAATAAGTATGTAGAACAGATTAAGCACCGATGTGTTTGGTTTGATAACGAGCTTGGTGGCGAACTACTTGCAAAACAAGCTCTCACCAAAGGTCACAAAAGCATCGCTGTGGTCATGGCGCGTCAGAAAGCCCACGACTCCTCGAGGCGACTGAAAGGTGTGCGACGTGCATTTGACAGTTTTGGGCAACGTTTGTCGTTAAAAGACATTTACCATGCCAGCCCTGATTTTAAAGGTGGGCAACACGCGCTCACCCGTATTTTAAAAAGCGATAAACAATACACGGCAGTACTGTGTTACAACGACATGGTCGCGTCAGGCGTGTTAGCGCAATTATCGTCACTTAAATACTCTGTACCGAATGACATGTCAGTGATCGGCTTTGATGACGTATTAATTGCGAACTATTGCTCACCAAAATTAACGACGATTAAGTATCCGATTGATGTGATGGCCCAAAAAGCAACCGACCTTTCGTTGTCTTTAATTTCAGCCAACGAATCACAACTGAATGCCAATGGTTATTGCTACAAGCCCTATGCTGTGCAGCGGCAATCGGTTGCCAGAGTATGA
- a CDS encoding sulfatase family protein, with translation MKNFKRPALSVCILSLLVGCSGASEYSSEPSVNQSSKPAKPNIVIFYVDDMGYGDLSSYGATQVTTPNIDQLANDGIRYTDAHSPAATCTPSRYSLLTGELAIRNNAAILPGDAPLIINPSKPTLPRMLASQGYTTGVVGKWHLGLGRGDVNWNEAVKPGPLEIGFDYSFLLPATGDRVPTVYLENHHVVNLDPSDPLSVSYVERIGDRPLGTERPDLLKQKADLQHSATIVNGISRIGWMKGGKSAEWVDEDFHTVFTDKAIDFIDDNKNKPFMLFFPFHDIHVPRSPNAMFEGKTGMGPRGDAILQVDWMTGRIVDALEEKGLLENTLIIFSSDNGPVLDDGYADQAVELIGNHKPAGPFADGKYSAHEGGTRVPMITYYKGKQQTGISNALISHIDLYASLADLVGYELNTTEAIDSANVLPALLDADADARDVMVEEAFTLALRENSWKYIAPFEGSTPGWLANKDVRAGLMAEPQLYNLSTDIKETNNLASQYPQRTEKMAAQLQKILDRKQR, from the coding sequence ATGAAAAATTTTAAGCGGCCAGCCTTGTCAGTATGTATTTTATCGTTACTGGTGGGCTGCTCTGGAGCGAGTGAGTATTCAAGTGAACCGTCTGTTAATCAAAGTTCGAAGCCAGCAAAACCTAATATCGTGATTTTTTACGTTGACGATATGGGATATGGCGATTTAAGTAGCTACGGTGCTACTCAGGTAACAACCCCAAACATCGACCAATTGGCAAATGATGGAATTCGTTATACTGACGCTCACAGTCCGGCAGCCACTTGCACGCCTTCTCGGTATTCGTTGCTGACTGGTGAACTTGCTATTCGTAATAATGCCGCTATTTTGCCCGGCGATGCCCCTTTAATTATCAACCCAAGCAAGCCAACATTACCGCGTATGTTGGCATCACAAGGTTACACGACTGGAGTGGTCGGAAAGTGGCATTTGGGCTTGGGCCGAGGTGACGTAAATTGGAACGAAGCTGTGAAGCCTGGACCTTTGGAAATAGGTTTCGACTACAGTTTCTTATTGCCAGCCACAGGCGATCGAGTTCCTACGGTTTATCTTGAGAATCATCACGTTGTAAACCTTGACCCCAGTGACCCGCTTTCTGTGAGCTATGTAGAGCGTATTGGAGATCGCCCTTTAGGAACCGAACGTCCAGATTTGTTGAAACAAAAGGCCGACTTGCAGCACAGTGCCACGATCGTAAATGGCATCAGCCGAATTGGTTGGATGAAAGGTGGAAAATCAGCAGAGTGGGTTGATGAAGATTTCCACACGGTATTCACCGACAAAGCCATCGACTTCATCGACGACAACAAAAACAAGCCGTTTATGTTGTTTTTCCCATTCCATGACATTCATGTGCCACGTTCGCCAAACGCCATGTTTGAAGGCAAAACTGGAATGGGGCCCCGCGGAGATGCAATTTTACAAGTGGATTGGATGACAGGGCGTATTGTTGATGCGCTAGAAGAGAAGGGGTTGCTTGAAAATACGCTGATTATTTTCTCAAGTGACAACGGGCCCGTGTTAGATGACGGTTATGCAGATCAAGCGGTTGAGCTTATTGGCAATCATAAACCAGCTGGCCCATTCGCTGATGGTAAATACAGTGCTCATGAAGGGGGTACACGTGTGCCTATGATCACGTATTACAAAGGCAAGCAGCAAACAGGGATCAGCAATGCGTTAATCTCTCACATCGATCTATATGCGTCACTTGCAGATTTGGTTGGGTATGAATTGAACACTACCGAAGCGATTGACAGTGCAAATGTGTTACCCGCGTTGCTGGATGCCGATGCCGATGCGCGCGATGTTATGGTCGAAGAAGCCTTTACGTTAGCGTTGCGTGAAAATAGCTGGAAATACATTGCGCCATTTGAAGGCTCCACGCCAGGTTGGTTGGCGAATAAAGATGTGCGTGCGGGGCTGATGGCAGAACCACAACTTTACAACTTATCCACCGACATTAAAGAAACAAATAACCTAGCTTCACAATATCCTCAGCGTACCGAGAAAATGGCGGCTCAGTTGCAGAAAATTTTAGACCGTAAGCAACGATAG
- a CDS encoding aldose epimerase family protein produces the protein MKKLKVIISSVAMLFAAGSANAQSLTVTQESFGTLENGTPISLYKLQNKNGIQANITNYGGILVNLMTPDKDDKLGDIVLGYDDLEGFVNDTSFQAPLIGRFGNRIAKGRFELNGKQYQVATNNKTNHLHGGVKGFGKQVWHAKPFSTPESVGVALSRLSHDGEEGYPGNLNVSAVYELYNDNRLTLTFSATTDASTPVNLTQHAYYNLNSTGSILDHELTIPASQFTAVDSTSIPLGAHQKVKNTPFDFTKAKKIGQDINQKNQQLGYGKGYDHNWVLDKPYGKMGLAVRVESKSSGRVMEIYSDQPGLQFYSGNFLDGSTEGKDGRKYQHRTAIVLEPQHFPDSPNQPTYPSTILEPGETYKNVIEYRFSVR, from the coding sequence ATGAAAAAACTAAAAGTCATTATCAGCAGTGTAGCGATGCTTTTCGCGGCGGGTAGTGCCAATGCCCAGTCGTTAACAGTGACTCAAGAGTCGTTTGGTACGCTCGAAAACGGCACGCCAATTAGTTTGTATAAACTGCAAAATAAAAATGGAATTCAAGCTAATATCACTAATTATGGCGGTATTTTAGTGAACCTAATGACGCCAGACAAAGATGATAAGTTAGGTGATATTGTACTCGGATATGATGATTTAGAAGGGTTTGTGAATGATACAAGCTTTCAAGCACCGCTGATCGGCCGTTTTGGAAACCGTATTGCGAAAGGAAGGTTTGAACTGAATGGTAAGCAATACCAAGTTGCCACGAATAATAAAACCAACCATTTACACGGCGGGGTAAAAGGTTTTGGTAAACAAGTATGGCATGCCAAACCATTTTCAACGCCAGAATCTGTAGGTGTTGCACTATCTCGCTTATCGCACGATGGTGAGGAAGGTTATCCTGGAAATTTGAATGTATCAGCGGTGTATGAGTTATATAATGACAATCGTCTGACACTCACGTTCTCTGCAACGACAGATGCCAGCACGCCTGTAAATTTAACGCAGCATGCGTATTACAATTTGAATTCAACGGGATCGATTCTTGATCATGAGTTGACCATTCCTGCATCTCAATTTACCGCGGTAGACAGCACATCGATTCCTTTAGGTGCGCATCAAAAGGTTAAAAACACGCCGTTTGATTTCACTAAAGCGAAGAAAATTGGTCAAGATATTAATCAAAAGAATCAACAGTTGGGATATGGCAAAGGCTACGATCATAACTGGGTGCTAGACAAGCCATATGGAAAAATGGGATTGGCGGTGCGGGTTGAATCTAAAAGCAGTGGTCGGGTGATGGAAATTTACTCAGACCAACCCGGCCTGCAATTTTATTCAGGTAACTTCTTAGATGGCTCAACAGAAGGCAAAGATGGGCGTAAATATCAACACCGAACGGCGATTGTATTGGAGCCACAACACTTTCCAGATTCACCTAATCAGCCCACGTATCCATCGACGATATTAGAGCCAGGTGAAACGTATAAGAATGTGATCGAATACCGCTTTTCAGTACGTTAA
- a CDS encoding RluA family pseudouridine synthase, whose amino-acid sequence MNAHFTETVSAKGQDVALYDYLRQLFPFLQPSIWRAFIAQDSVLVNGIPAHDNPTLNQFDVLSFCISNYEEDTVDTHWCVLEQHNDILVVHKPATLAVSRTTRNIYNNLIQLVTRDGGYPDAHLLHRLDRETSGIILLATTANAAAHWQPKLKQLMQAKVYQAVVHGEPEWQQRELECDLAVRKDTPIRCQMHVCDAGERGKYSHSRFRVIHRVQGYSLIECELLTGRKHQLRAHLAHLGHPIVGDKIYAHNGQFFLKRLSDEITDDDRAMLKTSHHLLFAHQVTLDINGTTHGITNHHFPDEWRRFCRTAGLELSHAQDHTV is encoded by the coding sequence ATGAACGCACATTTTACAGAAACGGTTTCAGCAAAGGGGCAAGACGTCGCTTTGTATGATTATTTACGTCAACTTTTTCCGTTTTTACAGCCCTCCATATGGCGTGCATTTATCGCGCAAGATTCAGTACTTGTGAACGGGATCCCTGCTCATGACAACCCAACTTTAAATCAATTTGATGTCTTGTCTTTTTGTATTTCAAACTATGAGGAAGACACCGTAGACACCCACTGGTGTGTACTTGAACAACACAACGACATACTCGTTGTGCACAAACCTGCAACACTTGCGGTCAGTAGAACCACTCGCAATATCTACAACAATTTGATCCAGCTTGTAACCCGCGATGGCGGATATCCAGACGCACATCTGCTACACCGGTTAGACCGTGAGACAAGTGGCATTATTTTGTTAGCAACGACCGCAAATGCCGCAGCCCACTGGCAACCAAAACTCAAGCAACTCATGCAAGCAAAGGTCTATCAAGCTGTTGTTCATGGTGAACCTGAGTGGCAACAACGCGAATTAGAATGCGACCTAGCGGTTCGAAAAGATACGCCCATTCGTTGCCAAATGCACGTTTGTGATGCCGGTGAGCGGGGGAAGTATAGTCACTCTCGCTTTCGTGTGATTCACCGCGTTCAAGGCTATTCGCTGATAGAGTGCGAGTTACTCACGGGACGAAAACACCAACTCAGAGCCCACCTAGCACATTTAGGCCACCCAATCGTGGGGGACAAAATTTATGCGCATAACGGACAATTCTTTCTAAAGCGCTTATCAGATGAGATAACCGATGATGACAGAGCAATGCTCAAAACATCGCATCATCTATTGTTCGCACACCAAGTGACACTTGATATCAACGGCACCACACACGGTATTACCAATCATCATTTTCCGGATGAATGGCGACGATTCTGTCGCACCGCTGGGTTGGAACTCTCTCACGCGCAGGACCATACGGTATAA